The following proteins are encoded in a genomic region of Verrucomicrobiia bacterium:
- a CDS encoding hydrogenase — MLIDFLLILVLLTHLRLLASSRLGACIRTTALQGILLSLLPLLAGGETPGMRGVALALGSALLKGYVFPRLLFRTLREAEVSREVEPYVGYGLSLLFGVLALGASFWIASHLPLPAPLASRFLAPVAMLGMWCGLFLIIARKRAVNQVLGFIVLENGIFTFGAGVMGELSLLIEMGVLLDVFVAVFLMGIMVFHISREFDHMDTDRLSHLRD; from the coding sequence ATGTTGATTGATTTCCTTTTAATCCTGGTTTTATTGACCCATCTGCGCCTACTGGCCTCCAGCCGGCTCGGGGCCTGTATTCGCACCACCGCCCTCCAGGGCATTCTTCTCTCGCTACTGCCCTTGCTGGCGGGGGGCGAGACGCCGGGGATGCGGGGCGTGGCCCTGGCCCTGGGCAGCGCCCTGCTCAAGGGCTATGTCTTTCCCCGGTTGCTCTTCCGCACTTTGCGCGAGGCGGAGGTCAGCCGGGAGGTGGAGCCGTATGTGGGCTACGGTTTGAGTCTGTTGTTTGGCGTGCTGGCGCTGGGGGCCTCCTTCTGGATCGCCAGCCATCTGCCCCTGCCCGCGCCGCTGGCTTCGCGTTTTCTGGCCCCGGTGGCCATGCTGGGCATGTGGTGCGGGCTGTTTCTCATCATTGCCCGCAAACGGGCCGTAAATCAGGTGCTGGGGTTTATTGTGCTGGAAAACGGCATCTTCACCTTCGGCGCGGGCGTCATGGGCGAGCTGTCGCTGCTCATTGAAATGGGGGTGTTGCTGGATGTTTTTGTGGCGGTCTTTCTCATGGGCATCATGGTCTTTCACATCAGCCGGGAGTTTGACCACATGGATACCGACCGCCTCTCCCATTTGAGGGATTAA